Part of the Leptospiraceae bacterium genome, TCAATCCAAACATTTCATTGGCTCTCTTTAGCATGACGCATTTGAATTAAATAAACACAATCCCAAAACCCTCTGTGTCTCCGTGCCTCTGTGGCAAAAAACAGTTGAACTAATCCCATAAACCAAAAATCTGACTTTAAGGATTTAAGGAGCCTAATATGTTACTAGTTGCAAAAAGATTAGATGTTGTAGAGCCTTCCCCTACTCTTGCTATTACTGCACGGGCAAATGCTCTCAAAGCAGAAGGGAAAGACGTTGTTGGATTTGGTGCAGGTGAGCCTGATTTTGATACCCCCGAACACATTAAGAACGCGGCAAAGCTCGCGATGGACAAGGGGCAAACAAAGTATACCCCCGTTTCAGGAACCGTTAGCCTAAAAGACGCTATCATAGCCAAATTCAAACGAGACAACAACCTCACCTACGAAAGAAAAAACATCATTGTAGGAGTTGGCGGCAAACAGGTATTATACAACTTCTTCATGGCAACTATCAATCCCGGCGATGAAGTGATTATCCCTGCTCCCTATTGGGTCAGCTATGCGGATATCGTCCGTTTGGCAGAAGGAACTCCAATCATTGTTCAAACGACTCCTGAAAATAATTTTCAAATCACACCTGCACAGTTAGAAAAAGCAATCACACCTAAGACAAAAGTATTCATTTTTAACTCACCTTCCAATCCTACAGGTGCTGCCTATTCCAAGAAAGATGTGGAAGCGTTATGCGAAGTTCTCTTAAAGCACCAAATCATGATTATCTCCGATGATATTTATGAAAAAGTCATTTACGATGGGCTAGAGTTTGTGAACCCTGCAATGCTTTCTCCTGAATTAAAAGAGCGCACTTTCGTAGTCAATGGAGTTTCTAAAGCTTATTCCATGACTGGTTGGAGAATTGGTTATGGTGCGGGTAATGCTGAAATCATAAAAAACATGGACACCATGCAAGGTCAATCTACATCGAATGCAACTTCTATCGCGCAAGCCGCTGCCGAAGAAGCATTAAAAGCTGACCAGTCTTGCATTACTGAAATGGTAAAAGCATTTGATGACAGAAGAAAAAAAATTGTCAAAGCACTCAATGAAATTCCAGGAGTTAATTGCCGTACACCGCAAGGAGCCTTCTATGTATTTCCTTATATCACAAGTGTTTACGAAATGCCAGGGTTTCAAGCTTTACTAAAATCAAACCCAAATGCTTCTAAGAGCAAACTATTCTGTGATGTTCTCTTAGAAAAATACGAAGTAGCCGCTGTTCCCGGGGTCGCATTCGGTGACGACAACGCTATTCGTCTTTCCTACGCCCTCGGTCAAGCAAACATCGACAAAGGTGTAGCGCGTATCGCTAAGATGATTGGGGATTTGAAGTAGAAACGTCGTTCCCAAAATTTCGCCCAAAGTATAAATGTTCCACAGTCACCTCGAACTTGCATCATCGTGAGAGGTGACTGTATAATCCTTAATCGCTTTTATCGATGATCTCGGTGTTAATCTTTTTTAGATTCTTAGTTCTAATTTCAAATATTTTGATAATTCCACTGATGATAGAATCTAAAACAAATTTATCACATTGCTCTAAAAATTCCTCTGCATCAATTTTACTCTCGTAGAAACCTAACGATATTTGAAAT contains:
- a CDS encoding pyridoxal phosphate-dependent aminotransferase, which produces MLLVAKRLDVVEPSPTLAITARANALKAEGKDVVGFGAGEPDFDTPEHIKNAAKLAMDKGQTKYTPVSGTVSLKDAIIAKFKRDNNLTYERKNIIVGVGGKQVLYNFFMATINPGDEVIIPAPYWVSYADIVRLAEGTPIIVQTTPENNFQITPAQLEKAITPKTKVFIFNSPSNPTGAAYSKKDVEALCEVLLKHQIMIISDDIYEKVIYDGLEFVNPAMLSPELKERTFVVNGVSKAYSMTGWRIGYGAGNAEIIKNMDTMQGQSTSNATSIAQAAAEEALKADQSCITEMVKAFDDRRKKIVKALNEIPGVNCRTPQGAFYVFPYITSVYEMPGFQALLKSNPNASKSKLFCDVLLEKYEVAAVPGVAFGDDNAIRLSYALGQANIDKGVARIAKMIGDLK